One part of the Salvelinus namaycush isolate Seneca unplaced genomic scaffold, SaNama_1.0 Scaffold1291, whole genome shotgun sequence genome encodes these proteins:
- the LOC120036300 gene encoding proline-rich extensin-like protein EPR1: protein MTSTLNDVWGAFSARIASRKSITQLDYHPPSSTTTHPARLPPTQLDYHPPSSTTTHPARLPPTQLDYHPPSSTTTHTARLPPTQLDYHPPSSTTTHPARLPPTQLDCHPPNSTATHPARLPPTQHDYHPPSSTTTHPARLPPTQLNYHPPSSTTTHPARLPPTQLDYHPPSTTTTHPARLPPTQLDYHPPSSTTTHPARLPPTQLDYHPTRLPPTQHDYHPPSSTTTHPARLPPTQHDYHPPSSTTTHPARLPPNSTTTHPARLPPTQLDYHPHSSTATHPTRLPPTQLDYHPPSTTATHPARLPPTQLDCHPPSSTATHPARVPPTQLDYHPPSSTTTHPARLPPTQLDYHPPSTTTTHPARLPPTQHDYHPPSSTTTHPARLPPTQLDYHPPSSTTTHPARLPPTQHDYHPPSSTTTHPARLPPTQLDYHPPSSTTTHTARLPPTQLDYHPHSSTTTHTARLPPTQLDYHPPSSTTTHPARLPPTQLDYHPPSSTTTHPARLPPTQLDYHPPSSTTTHPARLPPTQLDYHPPSSTTTHTARLPPTQLDYHPPSSTTTHPARLPPTQLDYHPHSSTTTHTARLPPTQLDYHPHSSTTTHTARLPPTQLDYHPHSSGCQQCREMT, encoded by the exons ATGACTAGTACTCTGAATGATGTGTGGGGAGCTTTTAGCGCCCGTATTGCCAGCAGAAAAAGCATCACTCAA CTCGACTACCACCCACCCAGCTCGACTACCACCCACCCAGCTCGACTACCACCCACCCAGCTCGACTACCACCCACCCAGCTCGACTACCACCCACCCAGCTCGACTACCACCCACCCAGCTCGACTACCACCCACCCAGCTCGACTACCACCCACACAGCTCGACTACCACCCACCCAGCTCGACTACCACCCACCCAGCTCGACTACCACCCACCCAGCACGACTACCACCCACCCAGCTCGACTGCCACCCACCCAACTCGACTGCCACCCACCCAGCTCGACTACCACCCACCCAGCACGACTACCACCCACCCAGCTCGACTACCACCCACCCAGCTCGACTACCACCCACCCAGCTCAACTACCATCCACCCAGCTCGACTACCACCCACCCAGCTCGACTACCACCCACCCAGCTCGACTACCACCCACCCAGCACGACTACCACCCACCCAGCACGACTACCACCCACCCAGCTCGACTACCACCCACCCAGCTCGACTACCACCCACCCAGCTCGACTACCACCCACCCAGCTCGACTACCACCCAACTCGACTACCACCCACCCAGCACGACTACCACCCACCCAGCTCGACTACCACCCACCCAGCTCGACTACCACCCACCCAGCACGACTACCACCCACCCAGCTCGACTACCACCCACCCAGCTCGACTACCACCCAACTCGACTACCACCCACCCAGCTCGACTACCACCCACCCAGCTCGACTACCACCCACACAGCTCGACTGCCACCCACCCAACTCGACTACCACCCACCCAGCTCGACTACCACCCACCCAGCACGACTGCCACCCACCCAGCTCGACTGCCACCCACCCAACTCGACTGCCACCCACCCAGCTCGACTGCCACCCACCCAGCTCGAGTGCCACCCACCCAACTCGACTACCACCCACCCAGCTCGACTACCACCCACCCAGCTCGACTACCACCCACCCAGCTCGACTACCACCCACCCAGCACGACTACCACCCACCCAGCTCGACTACCACCCACCCAGCACGACTACCACCCACCCAGCTCGACTACCACCCACCCAGCTCGACTACCACCCACACAGCTCGACTACCACCCACCCAGCTCGACTACCACCCACCCAGCACGACTACCACCCACCCAGCACGACTACCACCCACCCAGCTCGACTACCACCCACCCAGCTCGACTACCACCCACCCAGCTCGACTACCACCCACCCAGCTCGACTACCACCCACACAGCTCGACTACCACCCACACAGCTCGACTACCACCCACACAGCTCGACTACCACCCACACAGCTCGACTACCACCCACCCAGCTCGACTACCACCCACCCAGCTCGACTACCACCCACCCAGCACGACTACCACCCACCCAGCTCGACTACCACCCACCCAGCTCGACTACCACCCACCCAGCTCGACTACCACCCACCCAGCTCGACTACCACCCACCCAGCTCGACTACCACCCACCCAGCACGACTACCACCCACCCAGCTCGACTACCACCCACCCAGCTCGACTACCACCCACACAGCTCGACTACCACCCACCCAGCTCGACTACCACCCACCCAGCTCGACTACCACCCACCCAGCTCGACTACCACCCACACAGCTCGACTACCACCCACACAGCTCGACTACCACCCACACAGCTCGACTACCACCCACCCAGCTCGACTACCACCCACACAGCTCGACTACCACCCACACAGCTCGACTACCACCCACACAGCTCGACTACCACCCACACAGCTCGGGCTGCCAGCAATGCAGGGAGATGACTTAA